A genome region from Triticum aestivum cultivar Chinese Spring chromosome 2B, IWGSC CS RefSeq v2.1, whole genome shotgun sequence includes the following:
- the LOC123043460 gene encoding OVARIAN TUMOR DOMAIN-containing deubiquitinating enzyme 1 isoform X1 gives MGPKRKLDDLAQPSSSGGGGDDRPTKAPRLSPPPAQSPSRDQTAPPTSPPPLQPPGSPPPPADKDPVELEEGELEDDADSQEEAEDDQDSDEELGGSLPELALGTQEYLSLRETSSQFLDGKRTYLKPQKDCRILIGVFRCPDDRPTALGSEEQLAELVRESPDNSIIQEKMKILSKHYVLFRRTRQDGSCFYRAFLFSYMEILRQMQDKQAEVTRLMECLEMYTDRFSRLKWDKAYFFNPEKYFSSVVSELNEVLNVIAAGCTSEWLYKRSLQETFSGRIISFLRLLTETEIRTEEFYKQSIPQNLNVLQFCWKTVRSLDAEATTTQMRALTYTLGIPLRVEVVDKSSTGQGVLVKRLDFFHQADLNKGPLHLTRGYLSSSTAPKLLEEGGDDANLLSSDGAPLLTLLCRRGHCDILYRK, from the exons ATGGGCCCGAAGAGAAAACTGGATGACCTGGCCCAGCCATccagcagcggcggcggaggcgatgaTAGACCGACGAAGGCGCCACGGctctcgccgccgcccgcgcagTCGCCCTCTCGCGACCAGACGGCGCCTCCCACCTCACCGCCTCCGCTTCAGCCGCCAGGGTCCCCACCGCCTCCCGCCGACAAAGATCCG GTGGAGCTGGAAGAGGGGGAGCTAGAAGATGATGCAGATTCACAAGAGGAAGCAGAGGATGATCAGGATTCGGATGAGGAGCTCGGAGGATCACTTCCTG AACTTGCACTCGGCACACAAGAGTATCTTTCACTGCGAGAAACCTCGAGCCAGTTCCTGGATGGCAAGAGAACGTACCTCAAACCGCAAAaggactgccgtatcctcattggtGTTTTCCGGTGTCCAGATGATCGTCCGACAGCATTAGGAAGTGAG GAACAACTCGCAGAATTGGTTCGTGAATCTCCAGATAACTCTATCATCCAGGAAAAGATGAAG ATTCTCAGTAAGCATTATGTGCTCTTCCGAAGAACTCGCCAAGATGGCAGCTGTTTTTACAGAGCTTTTCTGTTTTCCTACATG GAGATCCTTCGACAAATGCAAGATAAACAAGCTGAGGTTACTCGTCTTATGGAATGTTTGGAAATGTATACAGATAGATTCTCTCGTCTTAAGTGGGACAAAGCATACTTCTTCAATCCTGAAAAATACTTCTCAAGTGTTGTTTCT GAGCTCAATGAGGTTCTCAACGTCATTGCAGCAGG CTGTACTTCTGAATGGCTGTACAAGAGAAGCCTGCAGGAGACCTTTTCAGGCAGGA TTATATCTTTCCTTAGGTTGCTTACTGAGACTGAAATCCGGACAGAAGAGTTCTACAAGCAATCTATCCCCCAAAATTTGAATGTCCTCCAG TTCTGTTGGAAAACGGTGCGATCGCTGGATGCTGAAGCTACCACTACACAAATGAGGGCTTTGACATACACGCTCGGCATACCGTTGCGTGTCGAAGTCGTGGATAAGAGCTCGACGGGTCAAGGTGTGTTAGTGAAGCGCCTCGATTTCTTTCATCAGGCAGACTTGAACAAGGGCCCTCTCCATTTGACTCGGGGCTACCTTTCCTCGAGCACAGCTCCTAAACTGCTGGAGGAGGGAGGCGACGATGCCAACTTGTTATCATCTGATGGCGCGCCCTTGCTGACCTTGCTGTGTAGGCGTGGTCACTGTGACATTCTTTACCGCAAGTGA
- the LOC123043460 gene encoding OVARIAN TUMOR DOMAIN-containing deubiquitinating enzyme 1 isoform X2 → MGPKRKLDDLAQPSSSGGGGDDRPTKAPRLSPPPAQSPSRDQTAPPTSPPPLQPPGSPPPPADKDPVELEEGELEDDADSQEEAEDDQDSDEELGGSLPELALGTQEYLSLRETSSQFLDGKRTYLKPQKDCRILIGVFRCPDDRPTALGSEEQLAELVRESPDNSIIQEKMKILSKHYVLFRRTRQDGSCFYRAFLFSYMEILRQMQDKQAEVTRLMECLEMYTDRFSRLKWDKAYFFNPEKYFSSVVSELNEVLNVIAAGCTSEWLYKRSLQETFSGRIISFLRLLTETEIRTEEFYKQSIPQNLNVLQFCWKTVRSLDAEATTTQMRALTYTLGIPLRVEVVDKSSTGQAPKLLEEGGDDANLLSSDGAPLLTLLCRRGHCDILYRK, encoded by the exons ATGGGCCCGAAGAGAAAACTGGATGACCTGGCCCAGCCATccagcagcggcggcggaggcgatgaTAGACCGACGAAGGCGCCACGGctctcgccgccgcccgcgcagTCGCCCTCTCGCGACCAGACGGCGCCTCCCACCTCACCGCCTCCGCTTCAGCCGCCAGGGTCCCCACCGCCTCCCGCCGACAAAGATCCG GTGGAGCTGGAAGAGGGGGAGCTAGAAGATGATGCAGATTCACAAGAGGAAGCAGAGGATGATCAGGATTCGGATGAGGAGCTCGGAGGATCACTTCCTG AACTTGCACTCGGCACACAAGAGTATCTTTCACTGCGAGAAACCTCGAGCCAGTTCCTGGATGGCAAGAGAACGTACCTCAAACCGCAAAaggactgccgtatcctcattggtGTTTTCCGGTGTCCAGATGATCGTCCGACAGCATTAGGAAGTGAG GAACAACTCGCAGAATTGGTTCGTGAATCTCCAGATAACTCTATCATCCAGGAAAAGATGAAG ATTCTCAGTAAGCATTATGTGCTCTTCCGAAGAACTCGCCAAGATGGCAGCTGTTTTTACAGAGCTTTTCTGTTTTCCTACATG GAGATCCTTCGACAAATGCAAGATAAACAAGCTGAGGTTACTCGTCTTATGGAATGTTTGGAAATGTATACAGATAGATTCTCTCGTCTTAAGTGGGACAAAGCATACTTCTTCAATCCTGAAAAATACTTCTCAAGTGTTGTTTCT GAGCTCAATGAGGTTCTCAACGTCATTGCAGCAGG CTGTACTTCTGAATGGCTGTACAAGAGAAGCCTGCAGGAGACCTTTTCAGGCAGGA TTATATCTTTCCTTAGGTTGCTTACTGAGACTGAAATCCGGACAGAAGAGTTCTACAAGCAATCTATCCCCCAAAATTTGAATGTCCTCCAG TTCTGTTGGAAAACGGTGCGATCGCTGGATGCTGAAGCTACCACTACACAAATGAGGGCTTTGACATACACGCTCGGCATACCGTTGCGTGTCGAAGTCGTGGATAAGAGCTCGACGGGTCAAG CTCCTAAACTGCTGGAGGAGGGAGGCGACGATGCCAACTTGTTATCATCTGATGGCGCGCCCTTGCTGACCTTGCTGTGTAGGCGTGGTCACTGTGACATTCTTTACCGCAAGTGA